Genomic segment of Gammaproteobacteria bacterium:
CATTTATAAGCCTGACCCGGCAACTAAGCTTGACGAGCCTATCGTTATAAAAGGCATAGATAACCCTGAGTTCGATAAGTTGTTTCCTGATGAAGTCGATGAGTTGCGCGAAGAAATTGAGTTAGTGAAAGGCGCTAGCCATGATTTTGATTTAGACGCCTATCTTCGCGGAGAACTTAGCCCGGTATTTTTTGGTTCTGCGTTAAGTACTTATGGTATCAAAGAATTGTTAGATGCCTTTGTCGAATATGCACCGCCACCGCAACCACGAGCGACAGAGTCACGTGATGTGGAACCACGAGAAAATAAATTTTCTGGCTTTGTTTTTAAAATTCAGGCCAATATGGATCCGGCGCACCGAGATCGGGTCGCTTTCATGCGCGTCTGCTCGGGTCAGTTTAAGAAAGGTAAAAAAGTTTATAACGCGAGATTGGGTCGTGAAACACAGATCTCGAATGTGATGACCTTTATGGCCGGCGATCGCGCTCAAGGTGAAGAAGCATTTCCAGGCGATATTGTCGGTTTACCTAATCACGGTACGATTCAAATCGGTGATACTTTTAGTGAGGGTGAAATACTTAAGTACACGGGTATTCCTAACTTTGCGCCGGAGCTATTTCGTCGTGCGCGTTTGCGTGACCCTTTGCGAATGAAAGCCTTACTTAAAGGCTTACAGCAGCTAGCCGAAGAAGGTGCCAGCCAGTTATTTCGACCCTTTGCTAATAATGATTTAATATTAGGTGCCGTGGGTATTTTGCAGTTTGAAGTGGTGGCCTATCGTCTTAAGAATGAATACAACGTGGAATGTACCTTTGAGCCAGTGAACGTAGCGACAGCACGTTGGGTGCATTGTGATAACGCTAAGAAACTAGAAGAATTTCAGCGTCGTGCTAATGATTATCTGGCACTCGATGGTGCACAGCAGTTAACCTATATTGCGCCGACTATGGTTAATTTGAATCTAGCGATAGAGCGTTACCCTGATGTTGAGTTTCGCCATACACGTGAAGTTTAAAATGAGGCCTTTGCACGAGACATTTGATAAGTAACAATGGTTGAAATCGACCTGATTTTCGTCGCACAGTAGTATTTACTGTTGGTGAAAAATTTGCCAAGATGAGTGTATTGACTGCATTTTCCGTCTCAATCAAAATGATTGCCCCTCATTTTTGCCATGTGTCTTGTGTAAAGGTCTCGATATATTATTTATTGTGTATTTTGTAAAAAATTTTGAAACTATCCTTCATTTTGTAACATAATCTCGTTAGTGTAATGTTGCTGTGTAACAAGTCTGACTGAGGAAGGAAGAGTGTCTGCACGAATCTTATTGGTTGAGGATGAGCCGGCGATCGCTGAGATGGTGTGTTTTCATTTGCGAAAAGCAGGCTATCACTGTGATCTGGCAGCAGATACAGTGGTTAGCGATCAGTTGCTTAAGCAGGCACTGCCTGATTTGATTTTGCTTGACTGGATGTTGCCTGATGAAAGTGGTTACCAGTATGCCAAACGCTTGCGTCAAGACCGCTATAGCAAAGCAATACCCATTATTATGTTGACCGCGCGCAGTGATGAGCGCGACAAGGTTAGCGCGCTGGAGTCGGCAGTGGATGATTACATGACCAAGCCATTCTCACCGAAAGAGCTGATGGCGCGTATCAAAGCATTATTACGCAGAGTATCTCCACACCGTAATGCCGAGTCTATTGAGCTCAATGGTTTGGTATTAGATCCGCAGGCACATCGCCTGGCATATCAAGGCGACAGCCTTAAGATAGGCCCAACCGAGTTTCGTTTATTGCACTTCTTCCTCACTCATGCTGATCGCGCCTTTTCGCGCGAACAATTACTTGACCGGGTTTGGGGTCGTGATGCTTACGTTGAAGAGCG
This window contains:
- a CDS encoding peptide chain release factor 3, which encodes MNLNDEIARRRTFAIISHPDAGKTTLTEKLLLFGGAIQLAGTVKARKAARHATSDWMALEKERGISVTSSVMQFHYNDAVINLLDTPGHADFSEDTYRTLTAVDSALMVIDVAKGVEERTIKLMDVCRLRDTPILTFINKLDREGKEPIDLLDEVEDVLKLKCTPVTWPLGMGKRFKGIYHLHDDIVTIYKPDPATKLDEPIVIKGIDNPEFDKLFPDEVDELREEIELVKGASHDFDLDAYLRGELSPVFFGSALSTYGIKELLDAFVEYAPPPQPRATESRDVEPRENKFSGFVFKIQANMDPAHRDRVAFMRVCSGQFKKGKKVYNARLGRETQISNVMTFMAGDRAQGEEAFPGDIVGLPNHGTIQIGDTFSEGEILKYTGIPNFAPELFRRARLRDPLRMKALLKGLQQLAEEGASQLFRPFANNDLILGAVGILQFEVVAYRLKNEYNVECTFEPVNVATARWVHCDNAKKLEEFQRRANDYLALDGAQQLTYIAPTMVNLNLAIERYPDVEFRHTREV
- the phoB gene encoding phosphate regulon transcriptional regulator PhoB, which translates into the protein MSARILLVEDEPAIAEMVCFHLRKAGYHCDLAADTVVSDQLLKQALPDLILLDWMLPDESGYQYAKRLRQDRYSKAIPIIMLTARSDERDKVSALESAVDDYMTKPFSPKELMARIKALLRRVSPHRNAESIELNGLVLDPQAHRLAYQGDSLKIGPTEFRLLHFFLTHADRAFSREQLLDRVWGRDAYVEERTVDVHIRRVRKILQPTGLDKSIETVHGVGYRFVSLEKA